AGAACCGTCTGCCTCCCGCCGCGCCGCAATCCTCTGCCCCCCACCCCAGCGCTTCAACCGCTGGCCCACCGGGATCCGGCAAGGCCTTGGTAATCGGTCCCAGCAAACCCCGTACCTACGGCTCGGCTAACCGAAGCGGCCGGTAACGTAATCCTCGGTGCGCTGGTCGCGGGGCCGAGTAAAGATTACCTCGGTATCATCGTATTCGATCACTTCCCCGTTTAGGAAAAACGCCGTCCGCTGGGAAATCCGCGCTGCCTGCTGCATATTGTGGGTAACGATGACGATGGTGTAGTCCTGCTTGAGCTTTTGGACCAGCTCCTCAATCTTCAACATGGAAATAGGATCTAGAGCGGAGGTGGGCTCATCCATGAGCAGGATATCGGGCTCCACGGCCAGCAACCGGGCAATGCAAAGGCGTTGCTGCTGCCCCCCTGATAGCCCCAGGGCGGAGCGGTGCAGGCGGTCCCGCACCTCATCCCACAGAGCTGCCCGCCGCAAGCTGTTCTCAACAATGCTGTCCAATTCCTGCCGGCGCTTGATACCATGAATACGGGGTCCGTAGGCCACATTGTCGTATACGGTCATGGGAAAGGGATTGGGCTTTTGAAATACCATTCCCACTCGCTTGCGTAACAAAGCCACATCTACCGAAGGGTCGTAAATATTGCGGCCATCGATCTCCACCGTGCCGGTAATGCGGACATTGGGAATCAGATCGTTCATCCGGTTGAGGGTGCGCAGGAAAGTGGACTTGCCGCAACCGGAAGGACCGATGAGAGCGGTAACCTCATGGGCAGAAATATCCATGGTTATATTCTTAAGGGCGTGGAAGTCGCCATAATACAGATTTAAGTCACGAATAGTGATCTTGGCCTGGGACTCAGGTTTAACTAGCTTTAACCCGGAACCGCTGGTAGCTTGGCCCAAGGTCAAGCCGTCGGCTTTCTTCTTAAGCGCATCTTTGGCCATCAGCACCATGTCCTCCTAACCCTCCTAGGTTAGCCGTTGAGGCACTACTTAACGGTAACAGAAGCTAGTAAGGCCAAAGTTAACTTGAGGTAAAGTTTAAATTAAGATACCAAGAAAATCTACTATTTTAAAGGAGATTCTCTCTTGGTATTGAATAGTCCTTCTTTAGGGGAAATAGGCCAAACAAATTGATGGCGAGGGGAAGTGAAGCTGGGGTTTCACTAGAAAACTTGACTGCAGGAATCTGGACTGCAGGGACTTGGAGATCATTTTTTAAAGGGGAGTGAAGAGATGTCGCAAACTAAAAAGCTAGCTCGAGACGTAGCCATAGTAGGAGCTGGTATTTCCAAGTTTGGAGCCTTCAAGGACAAGACTACCCGCGACCTCTTTGCCGAAGCCTTCACCGAAATGCTAGCTTCGGTGGACAAGGGCATAAGTCCAAAGGATATTGAGGCCATGTACGTGGGCAACTTCTCTAGCGACCTGTTTGAGGGTCAGGGGCACATCGGACCGATTATGGCCGAGTGGGGCGGCTTGATCCCGGCACCCTCAACCCGGGTGGAAGGTGCTTGCGCCAGCGGTGGTTTAGCCTTCCGCCATGCGGTGCTGGCCGTTGCCTCCGGCGCTTTTGACGTGGTGCTGGCAGCCGGAACCGAGAAGATGACCAATCTTCCTACCGAACGGGTGACCGATACTCTAGCTGCCGCCAGCGACACCTTGGTGGAAGCCCCAGCCGGTTTTACCTTCCCAGGGCTCTATGCTGCTATTGCCACCGCCTACCTTCACAAGTACAACCTGGGCCCAGAATACCTGATGCGGGTGGGCATCAAGAATCATAGCAACGGAGCCCTGAACCCCAAGGCCCAATTCCAGGCCAGCATCAAGGATTTAATGGAGAGCCGCAAGCAGAAGCTGGCCGCCAAGGGCCAGCCGGTGCCCGACTGGCAGGATGAGCTGGATTTCTTAAAGGATCCGTCGGCCAACCCCATGGTGGCCTGGCCGCTACGGCTGTTTGACTGCTCGCCCATCACCGATGGCGCCGCCTGCGTGCTGGTGGTAGCCGCCGAGCGGGCCAAGGAGTTCACCGACAACCCCATCTACGTCATCGGTACGGGCCAGGGCAGCGACTATCCGCTCCAGGGCCGCCGTGACCTCACCTCCATCGGCGGAGTTAAAGAAGCGGCCCGGCAGGCTTATAGCATGGCGGGCGTCAAGCCTGAGGACATCAAGATCGCCGAAGTGCACGACTGCTTCACCATCGCCGAAATCGTGGCCACCGAGGACTTAGGGTTCTTCCCGCCCGGCCAGGGTGCCCTGGCAGCAGCAGATGGAGTCACAGCCCGGACCGGGTCCAAGCCCATCAATACTTCCGGCGGGCTTAAGGCCAAGGGGCATCCGGTGGGAGCTTCGGGCGTAGCCCAGGTAGTGGAGATCTGGCACCAGATGCGGGGAACCGCCGGCGCTCGCCAGGTTCCCAACGTGGATCTGGCCCTGACCCACAACGTAGGCGCTACCGGCGGCACTTGCGTGGTCCACATCTTTGAAAGGAGGTAACCACATGAGCGATACCAATGCTATTGAAGCCTTCTCCACCGCTAGGTTCTTCCAAAACATCCGTGAGGGTAAGCTCATGGCGGTTAAATGCAAGAAGTGCGGACGGTTAGCCCTTCCGCCCCGGCCAGTGTGCCCGGATTGCGGCGGTCAAGATTTCGACTGGGTCGAGCTCAGCGGCAAGGGGAAGATAGCCACCTTCACTAACATCGCCGTTGCCCCCACCTTTATGGTGGAAAAGGGCCACGGACGCAATAACCCATACTTTGCGGTGATCGTGGAGTTTGAGGAAGGTCAGCGGCTGAGCGGCTATTTAGCCGGAGCCAGCGGCATTAAGCCTGAGGAGCTAAAGATCGGCACTCCCGTGGTTCTCGATTTCGCTCTGTCGGCCAAGGAAACGGATCCGCTACCCACCCTGGTCTTCCAGCTAGCTTAGGCCTCACGCAAGACATCATGGTTTACCACCCCCTGGGGACCGCCCAACCAGAGCCGGTCCCCAGGGAAGCAAAATTGGCGGTTGCCAGGGTAACTCCCCCAGTTGGTAAGATTGACCTAGGTCTACTTCGTAAGCTCGGGCTTCGCCTTTGGCGTCTAACCAAACAGAAAATCCTGTAAGCAATTAGGAGGATAAACGGTGGCTGATTTGGAGCTAATGAATGCAATTCGTTCTGTCATCCAAGAAGAGCTGACGCCTGTTCGCCAAGAACTAGAACAGGTAAATCACCGCTTAGACCAACTGGAAAAAGGCCAGGAGAGGCTCGAGCAGCGCCTGGACAAGGTGGAGCAACGACTGGACAAGGTGGAGCAGCGCCTTGATAAGGTGGAGCAGCGCCTAGACAAGGTGGAACAGCGCCTAGACAAGGTGGAGCAGCGCCTTGATAAGGTGGAGTCCAGGTTGGATCGCCTAGAGTTCCAGGTTGATAAGGTGCAGAAGGACCTCAACGGAGTCAGGGTTGAACTCCGCGGGGTTTGGGAAGATATTAGGCGACTAGACAGACGTTTAACTAAGCAAGAGGAAAGAGCAATCCAATAGCCACCAAGACTTAGTCAGCCGGGCTCTTGCCCGGCCGACTTTTTTGCTATAGCTGTTTCTCCCTCAACCTCGCCTGTCGGCCAGGCCGGCCAGGGCGTAAGTGGCCAGCCATACCATCAGGTGCACCGAGCTGCCGTTCAGGTCGGCGTGGGGGTAGACTTCCACCAGGTCAAGGCCCAGCAGCGGTGCCACTAATTTCCACCACCTCCCCTTCCCTTTCCCGTAACCGTTTCCTCAGGCCATCCATAAGATGCCATAGGCAACCTACTGAGCTAAGGGTTCAGTCCTGGGCGCCAAAGGCTGAGCTGGAGCTCTAGGTGGCTCGCGCAAGGTTACGGAGCGAACCCAGCCCGAGACCAATTTGCTTAGAAGGAGTGGATGAGGGTGCCAATAGATTGGACCAAACTGCTACTTGGTTTCTCGGGCCTGCGCAAAGAGATCATGCAGGCCAAAGATGAGCTGGAAAAGATGAGGAAAGATGTCACTACTCCGGGAGGCGAGATTACCTTTACCGTTAATGGCCTAATTGAGATCAAGGCAGTAAAGATCAACCCCAACCTCAGAGTGCACAAACTAACCGAATTTGAGGGTCTATTGCTGGCGGGTATTGAGCAGGCCATCGAGGCGTCCCGATCGCTTTTGGCCGCCAAAGCCAAAGAAAAGGGCATCGATATCGAGAAGTTCCGCTCCGGGGAGATCTGGGCTGCTCCAGAAAGCGAGGCAGGTGAGCCCTAATGGATAAGCTAGGGCGGACCCTAAAGCGCAACCGCCAAGGTTTGCTTTCCCTCCCCAACGTGGTGGGGGTAGCCCGGGGCCAAAAGATGGTTCGGGGCGAAAGCACCAAACAGGAAGCAGTAGTGGTGCTGGTAAACCAAAAGATGACCTTAAAGGACCTGCGGCAACAGGACGTGGTGCCCCGGGTCCTGGCCGGAGTGCCTACCGATGTCATCGAAGTGGGGGAACTCCGGCTGTTGGAGGCGCAGCCGCTGGAGGCCGAACTGGCAGAGGATGAGGACAAGGATCCTGGCCAACCCGGGGGGCTCCCGAGCCGGACCCGGCGCCAGCGCCCGGCTCGGCCGGGAGTTAGCGTGGGCCATTACCAGATAACGGCCGGTACCCTGGGAGCTTTGGTCAAAGACCGGCGGACGGGAGAGTTGCTCATTCTCTCCAACAACCACGTTTTGGCCAATGCCACCGATGGCAGAGACCGCCGGGCCAAACCGGGCGATCCTATCCTACAGCCTGGCCCTTACGATGGCGGTACCATGGACGATACTATTGCCCACCTGGACCGCTTCATTCCTCTGGTGCGCGAGTATGCCCGCCCCACCTGTCGAATCGCCAATTTTAGCGAAAAC
This genomic stretch from Clostridia bacterium harbors:
- a CDS encoding YbaB/EbfC family nucleoid-associated protein → MPIDWTKLLLGFSGLRKEIMQAKDELEKMRKDVTTPGGEITFTVNGLIEIKAVKINPNLRVHKLTEFEGLLLAGIEQAIEASRSLLAAKAKEKGIDIEKFRSGEIWAAPESEAGEP
- a CDS encoding phosphate ABC transporter ATP-binding protein, with the protein product MAKDALKKKADGLTLGQATSGSGLKLVKPESQAKITIRDLNLYYGDFHALKNITMDISAHEVTALIGPSGCGKSTFLRTLNRMNDLIPNVRITGTVEIDGRNIYDPSVDVALLRKRVGMVFQKPNPFPMTVYDNVAYGPRIHGIKRRQELDSIVENSLRRAALWDEVRDRLHRSALGLSGGQQQRLCIARLLAVEPDILLMDEPTSALDPISMLKIEELVQKLKQDYTIVIVTHNMQQAARISQRTAFFLNGEVIEYDDTEVIFTRPRDQRTEDYVTGRFG
- a CDS encoding Zn-ribbon domain-containing OB-fold protein; its protein translation is MSDTNAIEAFSTARFFQNIREGKLMAVKCKKCGRLALPPRPVCPDCGGQDFDWVELSGKGKIATFTNIAVAPTFMVEKGHGRNNPYFAVIVEFEEGQRLSGYLAGASGIKPEELKIGTPVVLDFALSAKETDPLPTLVFQLA